From a single Kitasatospora azatica KCTC 9699 genomic region:
- a CDS encoding DUF3499 domain-containing protein: MSPVRRCSRTACGRPAVATLTYVYADSTAVLGPLATYAEPHCYDLCAEHAERLTAPRGWEVVRLATEGGPMRRSSDDLEALANAVREAARPQERGPRPVRGPDADPAEAGRRGHLRVLRSPDS, from the coding sequence GTGAGCCCTGTACGTCGTTGTTCGCGGACCGCGTGCGGCCGACCGGCCGTCGCGACCCTGACGTACGTCTACGCGGACTCCACCGCCGTGTTGGGCCCGCTCGCCACCTACGCCGAGCCGCACTGCTACGACCTGTGCGCCGAGCACGCCGAGCGGCTCACCGCCCCGCGCGGCTGGGAGGTGGTCCGGCTCGCCACCGAGGGCGGACCGATGCGCCGCAGCAGCGACGACCTGGAGGCGCTGGCCAACGCGGTGCGCGAGGCCGCCCGCCCGCAGGAGCGCGGACCGCGCCCGGTGCGCGGCCCGGACGCGGACCCGGCCGAGGCCGGCCGCCGCGGGCACCTGCGCGTGCTGCGCTCGCCCGACAGCTGA
- a CDS encoding phosphomannomutase/phosphoglucomutase, giving the protein MRDLKQLVKAYDVRGVVPDQWDENLSRAFGAAFVQVTGATAIVVGHDMRPSSPSLSRAFAEGAAARGADVTEIGLCSTDQLYYASGKLDLPGAMFTASHNPAQYNGIKLCRKGAAPVGENTGLADIRELVQSWINEDDTVTVPAVDVKPGVLTQQDTLRGYADHLLGLVDLSAIRPLKVAVDAGNGMGGHTVPTVFAGLPLDVVPMYFELDGTFPNHEANPLDPKNLVDLQAKVREVGADIGLAFDGDADRCFVIDERGEPVSPSAITALVAVRELARARANGEENATIIHNLITSWTVPEVVAEHGGKAVRTRVGHSFIKQEMAETDAIFGGEHSAHYYFRDFWRADTGMLAALHVLAALGGQDGTLSALTAEYDRYAASGEINSEVADQAGKTAEVRATYGSLEGVSVDELDGLTIAGADWWFNLRASNTEPLLRLNVEAKDQAKMAELRDAVLAIVRG; this is encoded by the coding sequence GTGCGCGACCTCAAGCAGCTCGTGAAGGCGTACGACGTCCGAGGCGTCGTCCCGGACCAGTGGGACGAGAACCTCTCCCGTGCCTTCGGCGCCGCATTCGTGCAGGTCACCGGCGCCACGGCGATCGTCGTCGGCCACGACATGCGCCCCTCCTCGCCGAGCCTGTCGCGGGCCTTCGCCGAGGGTGCGGCCGCGCGCGGCGCGGACGTCACCGAGATCGGGCTCTGCTCCACCGACCAGCTGTACTACGCGAGCGGCAAGCTGGACCTGCCCGGCGCGATGTTCACCGCCAGCCACAACCCGGCGCAGTACAACGGCATCAAGCTGTGCCGCAAGGGCGCCGCCCCGGTCGGCGAGAACACCGGCCTGGCCGACATCCGCGAGCTGGTGCAGTCCTGGATCAACGAGGACGACACCGTGACCGTCCCGGCCGTGGACGTGAAGCCGGGTGTGCTGACCCAGCAGGACACCCTGCGCGGCTACGCCGACCACCTGCTCGGCCTGGTCGACCTCAGCGCGATCCGCCCGCTCAAGGTCGCGGTGGACGCGGGCAACGGCATGGGCGGCCACACCGTCCCGACCGTCTTCGCGGGCCTGCCGCTGGACGTCGTCCCGATGTACTTCGAGCTGGACGGCACCTTCCCCAACCACGAGGCCAACCCGCTCGACCCGAAGAACCTGGTCGACCTGCAGGCCAAGGTCCGCGAGGTCGGCGCCGACATCGGCCTGGCCTTCGACGGCGACGCCGACCGCTGCTTCGTGATCGACGAGCGCGGCGAGCCGGTCTCGCCGTCCGCGATCACCGCCCTGGTCGCGGTGCGCGAGCTGGCCCGGGCCCGGGCCAACGGCGAAGAGAACGCCACCATCATCCACAACCTGATCACCTCCTGGACGGTGCCCGAGGTGGTCGCCGAGCACGGCGGCAAGGCCGTGCGCACCCGGGTCGGCCACTCCTTCATCAAGCAGGAGATGGCCGAGACCGACGCGATCTTCGGTGGCGAGCACTCCGCCCACTACTACTTCCGCGACTTCTGGCGCGCCGACACCGGCATGCTGGCCGCGCTGCACGTGCTCGCCGCGCTCGGCGGCCAGGACGGCACGCTCTCCGCGCTGACCGCCGAGTACGACCGCTACGCCGCCTCCGGCGAGATCAACAGCGAGGTCGCCGACCAGGCCGGCAAGACCGCCGAGGTCCGCGCCACCTACGGCTCGCTGGAGGGCGTCAGCGTCGACGAGCTGGACGGCCTGACCATCGCCGGCGCCGACTGGTGGTTCAACCTGCGCGCCTCCAACACCGAGCCGCTGCTGCGCCTCAACGTCGAGGCCAAGGACCAGGCCAAGATGGCCGAGCTGCGGGACGCGGTGCTGGCGATCGTCCGCGGCTGA
- a CDS encoding Trm112 family protein, with protein MTLEPFLLEILVCPRCHAKLNERDEAGQPELVCTGADCGLIYEIRDGIPLLLVDEARRPA; from the coding sequence ATGACGCTCGAACCCTTCCTGCTGGAGATCCTGGTCTGCCCGCGCTGCCACGCGAAGCTGAACGAGCGCGACGAGGCCGGTCAGCCCGAGCTGGTCTGCACCGGCGCCGACTGCGGGCTGATCTACGAGATCCGCGACGGCATCCCGCTGCTGCTGGTGGACGAGGCCCGCCGCCCTGCCTGA
- a CDS encoding SIS domain-containing protein yields the protein MLDDSLLDDPAALQRADRDHALLALAGAGARVRTALRLADAAGLSRLRPEGRPRAVLVAGPGSALTAGQALAALAGNGTLVYPLAPADARPSDSFSIGLSWQLPGWAGPLDLLVVASADGVEDGLIRLAEQAYARGCAIAVITPEGRPLAEAALQVRALPLPYVPSAVEEPTGPAAEPDLPTEDPGAFWAYLAPLLALAARIDVVQLGATALGSLADLLDELAVRHRPDAGSYLNPAKGLAAQLAGTVPLLWSDGELAAVAAERFAAMLADRAGRPAVTGRLPQALIAHRGMFTGQLAAGADPEDFFRDRVEEPDPLTLQVLLLRHTPQEVPPSAEPETVPEPGPETYSVRRATRLAAAHDVRLTEFAAHRVEPLAALAELVALGDFAAVYLGLAAGSGQ from the coding sequence ATGCTCGACGACAGCCTGCTCGACGACCCGGCCGCCCTCCAACGCGCCGACCGGGACCACGCCCTGCTGGCGCTGGCCGGCGCCGGCGCCCGGGTGCGGACCGCGCTACGGCTGGCGGACGCGGCCGGCCTGAGCCGGCTGCGCCCCGAGGGACGGCCGCGGGCCGTCCTGGTGGCCGGGCCCGGCAGTGCGCTGACGGCCGGTCAGGCACTGGCCGCACTGGCCGGCAACGGCACCCTGGTGTACCCGCTGGCCCCGGCGGACGCCCGGCCCAGTGACTCGTTCAGCATCGGCCTCAGCTGGCAACTGCCCGGCTGGGCAGGACCGTTGGACCTGCTGGTGGTGGCCAGCGCGGACGGCGTCGAGGACGGGCTGATCAGGCTCGCCGAGCAGGCCTACGCGCGCGGCTGCGCGATCGCCGTGATCACCCCCGAGGGCCGGCCGCTGGCCGAGGCCGCACTGCAGGTGCGCGCGCTGCCCCTGCCGTACGTGCCCTCCGCCGTCGAGGAGCCCACCGGGCCCGCCGCCGAGCCCGACCTGCCCACCGAGGACCCGGGGGCGTTCTGGGCCTACCTCGCCCCGCTGCTGGCCCTGGCCGCCCGGATCGACGTGGTCCAGCTCGGGGCCACCGCGCTGGGCTCCCTCGCCGACCTGCTGGACGAACTCGCGGTCCGGCACCGCCCCGACGCCGGCTCCTACCTCAACCCCGCCAAGGGGCTGGCGGCCCAACTGGCCGGCACCGTCCCGCTGCTGTGGAGCGACGGCGAGCTGGCCGCGGTGGCCGCCGAACGGTTCGCCGCGATGCTCGCCGACCGGGCCGGCCGACCCGCCGTCACCGGGCGGCTGCCGCAGGCCTTGATCGCGCACCGCGGCATGTTCACCGGTCAGCTCGCCGCCGGAGCCGACCCCGAGGACTTCTTCCGCGACCGGGTCGAGGAGCCGGACCCGCTCACCCTGCAGGTCCTGCTGCTGCGGCACACCCCGCAGGAGGTCCCGCCCAGCGCCGAGCCCGAGACGGTGCCGGAGCCCGGACCGGAGACCTACAGCGTCCGCCGCGCCACCCGGCTGGCCGCCGCCCACGACGTACGCCTGACCGAGTTCGCCGCCCACCGGGTCGAGCCGCTGGCCGCGCTGGCCGAACTGGTCGCGCTCGGCGACTTCGCCGCCGTCTACCTGGGTCTGGCGGCCGGTTCCGGGCAGTGA
- the manA gene encoding mannose-6-phosphate isomerase, class I, with product MDRLANTVRPYAWGSTTAIPALLGEQPTGEPQAELWLGAHPGDSSRVDRGAGQVALAEVIATDPVGELGEAAVEHFGPTLPFLLKVLAAELPLSLQVHPSRAQAQAGFAAEEAAGLPVEAGHRNYKDANHKPELICALDEFDGLCGFRDPLATADLMDRLAVPGLAPLIDLLRTKPAEQALRETLATVLSTDPAVVAVTVKELAEALNRQLAAQPASPHALEWAGYAYAAKHFPGDPGVLAALLLNVVRLQPGEALYLGAGVPHAYLHGTGVEIMANSDNVLRCGLTPKHVDVPELLKVVIFEAGDPGVLRPVASEDGEELFPVPIDEFRLSRFTLTADGPQRTVDGRTAQILLCTEGAVLLTDAAGGRLELTRGQSAYLPATGTDTLLTGTGVLFRATVTL from the coding sequence ATGGACCGCCTCGCCAACACCGTCCGCCCCTACGCCTGGGGCTCGACCACCGCGATCCCGGCCCTGCTCGGCGAGCAGCCCACCGGTGAGCCGCAGGCCGAGCTCTGGCTGGGCGCCCACCCCGGTGACTCCTCCCGGGTGGACCGCGGCGCGGGCCAGGTGGCGCTCGCCGAGGTGATCGCCACCGACCCGGTCGGCGAGCTGGGCGAGGCCGCCGTCGAGCACTTCGGCCCGACCCTGCCGTTCCTGCTCAAGGTGCTGGCCGCCGAGCTCCCGCTCTCCCTGCAGGTGCACCCCAGCCGGGCCCAGGCCCAGGCCGGCTTCGCCGCCGAGGAGGCCGCCGGACTGCCCGTCGAGGCCGGCCACCGCAATTACAAGGACGCCAACCACAAGCCCGAACTCATTTGCGCGCTGGACGAGTTCGACGGCCTGTGCGGCTTCCGCGACCCGCTGGCCACCGCCGACCTGATGGACCGGCTGGCCGTGCCGGGCCTGGCGCCGCTGATCGACCTGCTGCGCACCAAGCCCGCCGAGCAGGCGCTGCGCGAGACCCTGGCCACCGTGCTGTCCACCGACCCGGCCGTGGTCGCCGTCACCGTCAAGGAGCTGGCCGAGGCGCTGAACCGGCAGCTGGCCGCCCAGCCCGCCTCCCCGCACGCGCTGGAGTGGGCGGGCTACGCCTACGCCGCCAAGCACTTCCCGGGCGACCCGGGTGTGCTGGCCGCGCTGCTGCTCAACGTGGTCCGGCTGCAGCCGGGCGAGGCGCTCTACCTGGGCGCCGGCGTCCCGCACGCCTACCTGCACGGCACCGGCGTCGAGATCATGGCCAACTCCGACAACGTGCTGCGCTGCGGGCTCACCCCCAAGCACGTGGACGTCCCCGAGCTGCTCAAGGTGGTCATCTTCGAGGCCGGCGACCCCGGCGTGCTGCGCCCGGTGGCGAGCGAGGACGGCGAGGAGCTCTTCCCGGTCCCGATCGACGAGTTCCGGCTCTCCCGCTTCACGCTGACCGCCGACGGCCCGCAGCGCACGGTCGACGGCCGCACGGCCCAGATCCTGCTCTGCACCGAGGGCGCCGTGCTGCTCACCGACGCCGCCGGCGGGCGGCTGGAGCTGACCCGGGGTCAGTCCGCCTACCTGCCGGCCACCGGCACCGACACCCTGCTGACCGGTACCGGCGTGCTCTTCCGCGCCACCGTCACCCTCTGA
- a CDS encoding cation diffusion facilitator family transporter, with amino-acid sequence MSAEGGTKALLAALGANLAIAVSKFTAFAFTGSSSMLAEGVHSVADSGNQVLLLIGGKRATRDADEEHPFGYGRERYVYGFLVAIVLFSLGGLFALYEGIEKIRHPHELHGWYWAVGVLVFAVLMEGWSFLTAFREAAKDKGTLGWAAYIRRAKAPELPVVLLEDTGALIGLVLALFGVGLTVITGDGIWDGIGTTAIGALLAVIAVVLALETKSLLIGESADRQSVEQIRAALLDSPAITSVIHLRTLHVGPEELLVAAKIGVHREDSAELIAQTIDDAEVRVRAAVPIARAIYLEPDVYSAAKAAAGPDPEATPGGRGSH; translated from the coding sequence GTGAGCGCCGAAGGCGGAACGAAGGCGCTGCTCGCGGCGCTGGGAGCGAACCTGGCGATCGCGGTGAGCAAGTTCACCGCCTTCGCGTTCACCGGCTCCTCCTCGATGCTCGCCGAGGGCGTGCACTCGGTGGCCGACTCCGGCAACCAGGTGCTGCTGCTGATCGGCGGCAAGCGCGCGACCAGGGACGCCGACGAGGAGCACCCGTTCGGCTACGGCCGTGAGCGGTACGTCTACGGCTTCCTGGTCGCCATCGTGCTGTTCAGCCTCGGCGGCCTGTTCGCCCTCTACGAGGGCATCGAGAAGATCCGCCACCCGCACGAACTGCACGGCTGGTACTGGGCGGTGGGCGTGCTGGTGTTCGCGGTCCTGATGGAGGGCTGGTCCTTCCTGACCGCCTTCCGGGAGGCCGCCAAGGACAAGGGCACGCTCGGCTGGGCCGCCTACATCCGCCGGGCCAAGGCCCCCGAGCTGCCGGTGGTGCTGCTCGAGGACACCGGCGCGCTGATCGGCCTGGTGCTGGCGCTGTTCGGCGTCGGCCTCACCGTGATCACCGGCGACGGCATCTGGGACGGCATCGGCACCACCGCCATCGGCGCGCTGCTCGCCGTGATCGCCGTGGTGCTGGCGCTGGAGACCAAGTCGCTGCTGATCGGCGAGAGCGCCGACCGGCAGTCGGTGGAGCAGATCCGGGCCGCCCTGCTGGACAGCCCCGCGATCACCTCGGTGATCCACCTGCGAACCCTGCACGTCGGCCCGGAGGAGCTGCTGGTCGCCGCCAAGATCGGGGTGCACCGCGAGGACAGCGCCGAGCTGATCGCCCAGACGATCGACGACGCCGAGGTCCGGGTGCGCGCCGCCGTCCCGATCGCCCGCGCCATCTACCTGGAGCCGGACGTCTATTCGGCCGCCAAGGCGGCCGCCGGCCCCGACCCGGAGGCCACTCCCGGTGGGCGCGGCTCGCACTGA
- the ahcY gene encoding adenosylhomocysteinase: MSSKLNGDFKVADLSLAPFGRKEIQLAEHEMPGLMSIRKEFAATQPLAGARITGSLHMTVQTAVLIETLTALGADVRWCSCNIFSTQDHAAAAIAVGPEGTPEDPSGVPVFAWKGETLEEYWWCTEQALTWPNGQTPNMILDDGGDATLLIHKGVEFEKAGAAPDPSTADNDEFRIILELLNRTLAESPRKWTEVAATIKGVTEETTTGVHRLYEMHRDGKLLFPAINVNDAVTKSKFDNKYGCRHSLIDGINRATDVLIGGKVAVVCGYGDVGKGCAESLRGQGARVIITEIDPICALQAAMDGYQVTTLEEVVSIADIFITTTGNKDIILASHMEQMKHQAIVGNIGHFDNEIDMAGLAALPGVVKTEVKPQVHEWRKADGRTIIVLSEGRLLNLGNATGHPSFVMSNSFANQTIAQIELFTKTEQYPVGVYVLPKHLDEKVARLHLDALGVKLTTLTKDQADYIGVPVEGPYKAEQYRY; this comes from the coding sequence ATGTCGTCCAAGCTCAACGGTGACTTCAAGGTCGCCGACCTCTCCCTGGCGCCGTTCGGTCGCAAGGAGATCCAGCTCGCCGAGCACGAGATGCCCGGTCTGATGTCGATCCGCAAGGAGTTCGCCGCCACGCAGCCGCTGGCCGGCGCCCGGATCACCGGTTCGCTGCACATGACGGTGCAGACCGCGGTGCTGATCGAGACGCTGACCGCGCTCGGCGCCGACGTGCGCTGGTGCTCCTGCAACATCTTCTCCACCCAGGACCACGCCGCCGCCGCCATCGCGGTCGGCCCGGAGGGCACCCCCGAGGACCCGTCGGGCGTGCCGGTCTTCGCCTGGAAGGGCGAGACCCTGGAGGAGTACTGGTGGTGCACCGAGCAGGCGCTCACCTGGCCGAACGGCCAGACCCCGAACATGATCCTGGACGACGGCGGTGACGCCACGCTGCTGATCCACAAGGGCGTGGAGTTCGAGAAGGCCGGCGCCGCGCCGGACCCGTCCACCGCCGACAACGACGAGTTCCGGATCATCCTGGAGCTGCTCAACCGCACGCTGGCCGAGTCGCCGCGCAAGTGGACCGAGGTCGCCGCCACCATCAAGGGCGTCACCGAGGAGACCACCACCGGCGTGCACCGCCTGTACGAGATGCACCGGGACGGCAAGCTGCTCTTCCCGGCGATCAACGTCAACGACGCCGTCACCAAGTCGAAGTTCGACAACAAGTACGGCTGCCGCCACTCGCTGATCGACGGCATCAACCGCGCCACCGACGTGCTGATCGGCGGCAAGGTCGCGGTCGTCTGCGGCTACGGCGACGTGGGCAAGGGCTGCGCCGAGTCGCTGCGCGGCCAGGGCGCCCGGGTCATCATCACCGAGATCGACCCGATCTGCGCGCTGCAGGCCGCGATGGACGGCTACCAGGTCACCACCCTGGAGGAGGTCGTCTCGATCGCCGACATCTTCATCACCACCACGGGCAACAAGGACATCATCCTTGCCTCCCACATGGAGCAGATGAAGCACCAGGCGATCGTCGGCAACATCGGCCACTTCGACAACGAGATCGACATGGCCGGTCTGGCCGCGCTCCCCGGCGTGGTGAAGACCGAGGTCAAGCCGCAGGTGCACGAGTGGCGCAAGGCCGACGGCCGCACGATCATCGTGCTCTCCGAGGGCCGGCTGCTGAACCTGGGCAACGCGACCGGTCACCCGTCCTTCGTGATGTCCAACTCCTTCGCGAACCAGACCATCGCGCAGATCGAGCTGTTCACCAAGACCGAGCAGTACCCGGTCGGTGTCTACGTGCTGCCCAAGCACCTGGACGAGAAGGTGGCCCGCCTCCACCTGGACGCCCTCGGCGTCAAGCTCACCACCCTGACCAAGGACCAGGCCGACTACATCGGCGTCCCGGTCGAGGGCCCGTACAAGGCGGAGCAGTACCGCTACTGA
- a CDS encoding SigE family RNA polymerase sigma factor encodes MAKAKHDDEFTEFVASRAGWLRKVAYLLCGDWHRADDLVQETITKLYTRWGRVSRADNVDGYARRVLVNTFLAEQRSGWGRFTARHAAEPVERASAPADLEAGLDLRRALAELPPRQRAAVVLRHYCDLSVEQTAETLGCSTGNVKSQTSRGLDALRRLLVVRPVTAAERMS; translated from the coding sequence ATGGCCAAGGCGAAACACGACGACGAGTTCACCGAATTCGTCGCGTCGAGGGCGGGGTGGCTGCGCAAGGTGGCCTACCTGCTGTGCGGGGACTGGCACCGCGCGGACGACCTGGTCCAGGAGACCATCACCAAGCTGTACACCCGCTGGGGGCGGGTCTCCCGGGCGGACAACGTCGACGGGTATGCCCGGCGGGTGCTGGTGAACACGTTCCTGGCCGAGCAGCGGTCCGGCTGGGGCCGGTTCACCGCGCGGCACGCCGCGGAGCCGGTGGAGCGGGCGAGCGCGCCGGCGGACCTGGAGGCCGGGCTCGACCTGCGGCGAGCGCTGGCCGAACTGCCGCCCCGGCAGCGGGCCGCAGTGGTGCTGCGGCACTACTGCGACCTGTCCGTCGAGCAGACCGCCGAGACGCTGGGCTGCTCTACCGGCAACGTGAAGAGCCAGACCTCGCGCGGGCTGGACGCCTTGCGCCGCCTGCTGGTCGTCCGGCCGGTCACCGCCGCAGAGAGGATGTCATGA
- a CDS encoding RDD family protein produces the protein MTGEAVVLGLRTAKLPSRALAVVLDLAVEFAAFFIVTVLLLTLLEGLDGAAAAALMICMMVFFLVAVPVTVETLTHGRSLGKMALGLRVVRLDGGPARFRHALVRGLVGIIEIILLTGVPAAITSLVNSDGRRLGDIFAGTIVVRERVPAGRSTGPVVAPPPQVMAALGTDLVRLDLSSVPEGLWLAIRQLLGRADQLDAEVAFRMAHQLAGDVAMRTQWPVPAGLHPALYLGAVLTERQRREWQRAAAAAPYAQPMAPSPYAPPVPVPVPSPFAPPMPQFAPPAAPVRYLGVPPQAPAPSAPVPQAPVQSAPVPQAPVQPAPVPPAPVQPPPVVPVQVTPPPVLPVRAAEPQDAPPATAPVADGGFALPG, from the coding sequence GTGACGGGTGAGGCCGTGGTTCTCGGCCTGCGGACGGCGAAGCTGCCGAGCCGGGCGTTGGCCGTAGTGCTGGATCTGGCGGTGGAGTTCGCCGCGTTCTTCATCGTCACCGTGCTGCTGCTGACCCTGCTGGAGGGGCTGGACGGCGCTGCCGCGGCGGCGCTGATGATCTGCATGATGGTGTTCTTCCTGGTCGCCGTCCCGGTCACGGTGGAGACGCTGACCCACGGGCGGTCGCTGGGGAAGATGGCACTGGGGCTGCGGGTGGTCCGGCTGGACGGCGGGCCGGCCCGGTTCCGGCATGCGCTGGTCCGGGGGCTGGTCGGGATCATCGAGATCATCCTGCTGACCGGGGTCCCGGCGGCCATCACCTCGCTGGTCAACTCCGACGGGCGGCGCCTCGGTGACATCTTCGCGGGCACCATCGTGGTCCGGGAGCGGGTGCCGGCAGGCCGGTCGACGGGTCCGGTGGTGGCGCCGCCGCCGCAGGTGATGGCCGCGCTGGGGACCGATCTGGTCCGCCTGGACCTGTCCTCGGTGCCCGAGGGACTCTGGCTGGCGATCCGCCAGCTGCTCGGCCGGGCCGACCAGTTGGATGCAGAGGTGGCGTTCCGGATGGCGCACCAGTTGGCCGGGGACGTGGCGATGCGGACCCAGTGGCCGGTGCCGGCGGGCCTGCACCCGGCGTTGTACCTCGGCGCGGTGCTGACCGAGCGGCAGCGGCGTGAGTGGCAGCGGGCGGCGGCAGCCGCTCCGTACGCGCAGCCGATGGCCCCGTCCCCGTACGCTCCCCCGGTCCCCGTCCCGGTCCCGTCACCGTTCGCGCCGCCGATGCCTCAGTTCGCGCCCCCGGCCGCGCCGGTGCGGTACCTGGGTGTGCCGCCCCAAGCGCCGGCGCCATCCGCGCCCGTGCCGCAGGCGCCCGTGCAGTCGGCGCCCGTGCCGCAGGCGCCGGTCCAGCCGGCGCCAGTGCCGCCGGCGCCGGTGCAGCCGCCCCCGGTGGTGCCGGTCCAGGTCACCCCGCCCCCGGTGCTGCCGGTCCGGGCCGCCGAGCCGCAGGATGCGCCGCCGGCGACCGCGCCCGTCGCGGACGGCGGATTCGCGCTGCCGGGCTGA
- a CDS encoding stage II sporulation protein M: MDLDVFVAAHQAQWARLETLSRQRRLTGEEVDELVLLYQRVTGHLARVQATAPDPALVGRLTTLVARARTAVTGSRAAGWRDAARYFTVSFPAALYRSRRWWLPVAVISLLVSALIAWWVATHPEVRDSLATPTELREMTRPGGAYEAYYSDRPASSFAAQVWTNNAWIAAECLVFGVFLGLPVLWVLFGNVLNLGVGIGLMASAGRLDLFLGLLLPHGLLELTAVFVAAGMGLRLGWTVIDPGPRTRSVALAEQGRAIIGMAIGLAVMLFVSGLLEAFVTPSGLPTWARIGIGVTAEVLFLLYALLLGRRAAATGETGDVESADRDDLQPVAG; the protein is encoded by the coding sequence ATGGACCTGGATGTCTTCGTCGCCGCCCATCAAGCGCAGTGGGCGCGGCTGGAGACGCTCAGCAGGCAGCGCAGGCTCACCGGCGAGGAGGTGGACGAGCTGGTGCTGCTCTACCAGCGGGTCACCGGCCACCTGGCAAGGGTCCAGGCCACCGCGCCCGACCCGGCCCTGGTCGGGCGCCTGACCACGCTGGTCGCCCGGGCCCGCACCGCCGTCACCGGCAGCCGGGCAGCCGGTTGGCGCGACGCCGCCCGCTACTTCACCGTCAGCTTCCCCGCCGCGCTCTACCGTTCCCGGCGCTGGTGGCTACCGGTGGCCGTGATCTCGCTGCTCGTCTCCGCACTGATCGCCTGGTGGGTCGCCACCCACCCCGAGGTCCGCGACAGCCTCGCCACCCCCACTGAACTGCGGGAGATGACCCGCCCCGGCGGCGCCTACGAGGCGTACTACTCCGACCGCCCGGCCAGCTCCTTCGCTGCCCAGGTCTGGACGAACAACGCCTGGATAGCCGCCGAGTGCCTGGTCTTCGGGGTCTTCCTCGGCCTGCCGGTGCTCTGGGTGCTCTTCGGCAACGTGCTCAACCTCGGCGTCGGCATCGGCCTGATGGCCTCCGCGGGCCGACTGGACCTCTTCCTGGGCCTGCTGCTCCCGCACGGACTGCTCGAGCTGACCGCCGTCTTCGTCGCCGCGGGCATGGGCCTGCGCCTGGGCTGGACGGTGATCGACCCCGGCCCCCGCACCCGCTCGGTGGCGCTGGCCGAACAGGGCCGCGCCATCATCGGCATGGCCATCGGCCTGGCCGTGATGCTCTTCGTGAGCGGCCTGCTGGAAGCGTTCGTCACGCCGTCCGGTCTGCCCACCTGGGCCCGGATCGGTATCGGAGTGACCGCAGAGGTGCTCTTCCTTCTCTATGCCCTCCTCCTCGGCCGTCGCGCGGCAGCCACCGGGGAGACCGGCGACGTCGAGTCCGCCGACCGCGACGACCTCCAGCCGGTGGCGGGATGA
- a CDS encoding transposase — MARPAPKSRQNQQPDPQPRREAFGLATDPFALETSHEVAGMYLAPPERVLALHLDAETMLRPKLREELGERQAEPLPPAVQELLASLERTTEKVQGTLHRRRRGVEFRRFLSELDRELPEVGEIHLICDNYFTHKSPTVVNWLRAHPRVTMHFAPTEQAWLACVERWFAYQAAREAFHGDKSSAAGLSQGIAGWAEQNEAADSQTESEAAESGRAHVWLKPSHL, encoded by the coding sequence ATGGCACGCCCCGCTCCCAAGAGCCGTCAGAACCAGCAGCCCGACCCCCAGCCCCGTCGCGAGGCGTTCGGCCTGGCCACCGACCCCTTCGCTTTGGAGACCTCGCACGAGGTTGCGGGGATGTACCTGGCACCGCCCGAGCGAGTGCTCGCCCTGCACCTGGACGCGGAGACGATGCTCCGCCCAAAGCTCCGGGAGGAGCTGGGCGAGCGGCAGGCTGAGCCGCTGCCGCCGGCCGTCCAGGAACTGCTCGCCAGTCTGGAGCGGACGACCGAGAAGGTGCAGGGCACGCTGCACCGTCGGCGGCGCGGAGTGGAGTTCCGCCGGTTCCTGTCGGAGCTGGACAGGGAGCTGCCGGAGGTCGGCGAGATCCACCTGATCTGCGACAACTACTTCACCCACAAGTCGCCCACCGTGGTGAACTGGCTGCGCGCCCACCCGCGGGTCACCATGCACTTCGCGCCCACCGAGCAGGCCTGGCTGGCCTGCGTGGAGCGTTGGTTCGCCTACCAGGCGGCGCGGGAGGCGTTCCACGGGGACAAGTCCTCGGCTGCCGGGCTGAGCCAGGGAATCGCCGGCTGGGCCGAGCAGAACGAGGCGGCGGACTCGCAGACCGAGTCCGAGGCGGCCGAGAGCGGCCGCGCCCACGTCTGGCTCAAGCCGTCCCACCTCTGA